Proteins encoded together in one Impatiens glandulifera chromosome 1, dImpGla2.1, whole genome shotgun sequence window:
- the LOC124920223 gene encoding cysteine-tryptophan domain-containing zinc finger protein 3-like isoform X3: MISVVSRDGRKRLPLDCSVEEKMDETELEEGEAFSSHEVDDSSIDPDALSYIDEKLQDFLGHFQKDFEGGVVSAENLGAMYGGYGSFLPTYQRSPPIAQNSVSNESINIKHIETSSQSNLVKEEPSSRLELVNHSAHSSDQKNLRVRIKVGSETVKKNSELYSGLGLDVSPASSLNDSTTDSEDGPDVSPTSILRIMTSLPLLDGVVLSPLTDHMVCLTEREKLRIDSARRSSSNGCHPGLKVKRAENGIRGPLKKEADIDIMDCDELVANTLKLPLLSRSADYAAKGNVKLDHNSEIADLVKEEEKLVSFSKPSAQALNGSKSQTEGVKGSSNWKAIKEECDMETTAVKEQTSLVGKKKPKSKHNVQDAKVTKDSSHVNGHLSKTKIGESKFHNHPQEGKNKYSDFFGDLELGQEDNDVDSVGTPSPSLEPIKSELVGKNTLNHHASKEMVPKLEAPSKGPYQVPPPSNNGPIGDAVHGLSVPPLVKEYWVGCDKCQKWRLLPLGIYPNSLPEKWLCSMLDWLPGMNRCSVSEEETTKAVTAHNLLPPSNGQAIQSGQSDVVVMSGPYSRNAVRADQSHENRGLPSMPCVAKKKPAVKEMSNSMDLGGTEQSLKKNIKASSQSRSLNEVGHIFPAADDLPPHKNKHKEKNKQLDYRSEGGDMRSSKITNKGGLDHSDQDEDLSSGAKRTKRDNNAHQMDEGGSFEKARPSSSSGLSVNASGKAEHRSKEHLKVNKSEGNNSSNYDAKDVRKRKLNEDSKQVYTDVPQDCRGTTEETNENNHKIVKRAKVSISGWKEGDSKGKSSIEPLVKESGSRQPSVAAASSSSKVSGSPVESVSSSPLRISTHDKAKLTRRDPEPKEDCRRNSDSQDEGRRERAFDAPGKNGEYPGVSRARVIEVPSQLENRRSADTHPPTKLPTIDHHGNDDGKRNENEGYLDTSHARKSGKGSLSRSKDSDGGFKDKLSNFSKEFADNSFPSEDIARSGKIRVMDKIDPVDKVAIQKAKSNTQLKLNVKVDTVSSKQEQKQNQNQRFDDDGEKSSRKSTYGKMDQIESLGREKSNLLPPSGRSQNEGLKLANGTSEGYGSVKRAKNGKTLESDQPTKPSPLRRDSFSQSASTAVKEAKDLKHMADRLKKNSGESGESTSLYFQAALKFLHGASLMELSSTETSKQNEMILSTQTYSSTAKLCDFCAHEYEKSKDMAHAALAYKCMEVAYLRVVYTSHNSASRARHELQTALHIVPGESPSSSASDVDNLNHLAAADKSLLTKGVSSPQIAEHVITAKNRPSFQRVLNFAQDANYAMEASRKFRAAFAAAKARNEENLSSVKRALDVNFSDVEGLLRLIRLAMDAMGR; encoded by the exons ATGATTTCTGTGGTGAGTAGAGATGGGAGGAAACGGTTACCTTTAGACTGTTCTGTTGAAGAAAAGATGGATGAGACTGAGCTTGAAGAAGGAGAGGCTTTTTCATCTCATGAAGTTGATGATTCGTCCATTGACCCTGATGCTCTATCATATATT GATGAGAAACTTCAAGACTTCCTTGGACATTTCCAGAAGGATTTTGAAGGTGGTGTTGTCTCAGCTGAGAATTTGG GGGCAATGTATGGTGGGTATGGCTCTTTTCTGCCTACCTATCAACGCTCTCCGCCGATAGCTCAGAACAGTGTCTCGAATGAGTCGATAAACATCAAGCATATTGag ACATCTTCTCAGAGTAATTTGGTGAAGGAAGAGCCATCTTCAAGGCTTGAGCTTGTTAACCACTCTGCTCATTCATCTGACCAGAAAAATTTGAGAGTTCGAATTAAAGTAGGGTCTGAGACAGTTAAGAAAAATTCTGAACTGTACAGTGGTCTTGGCCTCGATGTTTCTCCAGCTTCATCACTTAATGATAGCACAACTGACAGTGAAGATGGGCCAGATGTCTCACCTACTAGCATTCTCCGG ATTATGACATCATTGCCACTCCTCGATGGCGTAGTATTATCTCCTCTTACTGATCACATGGTTTGCTTGACTGAAAGGGAGAAGTTGCGGATAGATAGTGCACGCAGATCAAGTTCAAACGGGTGTCATCCTGGTTTAAAAGTAAAGAGGGCTGAAAATGGCATCCGTGGTCCATTGAAGAAAGAGGCTGATATTGACATCATGGATTGCGATGAACTTGTTGCTAATACATTGAAGCTTCCTCTTTTGTCTAGATCAGCTGACTATGCTGCGAAGGGTAATGTGAAACTCGATCACAATTCAGAAATAGCTGATCTAGTTAAAGAGGAAGAAAAGTTGGTTAGCTTTTCAAAACCTAGTGCACAGGCTCTAAATGGAAGCAAATCCCAAACTGAGGGAGTCAAGGGCTCTTCAAATTGGAAGGCTATCAAAGAAGAGTGTGATATGGAAACAACAGCTGTGAAGGAGCAAACATCTTTAGTTGGGAAGAAGAAACCGAAAAGTAAACATAATGTGCAAGATGCAAAAGTTACTAAAGACAGTTCCCATGTTAACGGGCATCTCTCGAAAACCAAGATTGGAGAGTCTAAGTTTCACAATCATCCTCAAGAAggcaaaaataaatatagtgatTTCTTTGGAGACTTGGAGTTGGGACAAGAAGATAATGATGTGGATTCGGTTGGAACACCTTCACCTTCGTTGGAGCCAATCAAAAGTGAACTGGTTggtaaaaatacattaaatcaTCATGCCTCAAAGGAAATGGTGCCAAAATTAGAGGCTCCTTCAAAAGGGCCTTATCAAGTGCCTCCACCTTCCAATAATGGTCCTATTGGTGATGCAGTTCATGGATTGTCGGTTCCTCCCCTGGTGAAAGAATATTGGGTAGGTTGTGACAAGTGTCAGAAGTGGCGGCTTCTTCCTCTTGGTATATATCCAAATTCTCTTCCTGAGAAGTGGCTGTGCAGCATGCTCGATTGGCT GCCTGGCATGAACCGATGTAGTGTTAGCGAAGAAGAGACAACAAAAGCTGTAACTGCCCATAACCTACTTCCTCCATCCAATGGTCAAGCGATTCAGTCTGGTCAATCTGATGTTGTTGTTATGTCTGGCCCATACTCGAGGAATGCTGTTCGGGCTGATCAGAGCCATGAAAATCGTGGACTTCCTTCTATGCCATGTGTAGCAAAGAAGAAACCTGCAGTGAAAGAAATGTCAAATTCTATGGATCTGGGTGGCACTGAGCAGTCACTGAAGAAGAATATTAAGGCATCTTCTCAAAGCAGAAGCTTAAATGAAGTTGGCCATATTTTCCCTGCAGCAGATGACCTTCCACCTCACAAAAACAAacacaaagagaaaaataagcAACTTGATTACCGTTCTGAAGGAG GTGATATGAGGAGCTCTAAGATAACAAACAAAGGAGGCCTTGACCATTCTGATCAAGATGAAGATCTTTCAAGTGGTGCCAAGAGAACTAAAAGAGATAATAATGCACATCAAATGGATGAAGGTGGTTCTTTCGAGAAAGCACGCCCTAGCTCTAGTAGCGGACTGTCAGTAAATGCATCAGGGAAAGCGGAACACAGGTCTAAGGAACATTTGAAGGTCAACAAGAGTGAAGGAAATAACAGTTCAAATTATGATGCAAAGGATGTAAGAAAGAGGAAACTGAATGAAGATAGCAAGCAAGTTTACACTGACGTCCCTCAGGATTGCAGGGGCACTACAGAAGAAACAAATGAAAACAATCATAAAATAGTAAAGAGGGCAAAGGTCTCTATTTCAGGGTGGAAGGAAGGCGATAGTAAGGGTAAAAGCTCTATTGAACCTTTGGTAAAAGAAAGTGGATCTCGCCAACCCTCTGTAGCTGCTGCTTCAAGCTCTTCAAAAGTTTCAGGGTCCCCAGTGGAATCAgtatcttcttctcctttgaggatTTCGACTCATGATAAGGCTAAATTAACTAGAAGGGATCCTGAGCCAAAAGAAGATTGTAGAAGAAACTCAGATAGTCAAGACGAGGGGAGGAGGGAACGTGCATTTGATGCTCCAGGCAAAAATGGGGAATACCCTGGTGTTAGTAGAGCTAGAGTAATTGAGGTACCCTCTCAGTTAGAAAATCGCCGTTCTGCAGATACTCATCCTCCTACCAAATTGCCAACAATAGATCATCACGGCAATGATGATGGAAAAAGAAATGAGAATGAGGGTTACTTAGACACATCACATGCTAGGAAATCCGGAAAGGGTTCGTTGTCTCGATCTAAGGATAGCGATGGAGGTTTTAAGGACAAACTTTCTAATTTTAGTAAAGAATTTGCTGACAATTCATTTCCTAGTGAAGACATTGCAAGGTCTGGAAAGATTAGGGTTATGGATAAAATAGATCCTGTGGATAAAGTGGCAATTCAGAAGGCTAAAAGTAATACTCAGTTGAAATTGAATGTTAAAGTAGATACGGTTTCCTCCAAGCAAGAACAAAAGCAGAATCAGAATCAGCGATTTGATGATGATGGGGAAAAATCTTCCAGAAAGTCTACTTATGGAAAGATGGATCAGATAGAATCGTTGGGGAGAGAAAAGTCTAACTTGTTACCACCTTCTGGAAGAAGTCAAAACGAGGGTTTGAAGCTTGCAAATGGCACTTCTGAAGGTTATGGTTCAGTTAAGCGTGCAAAAAATGGGAAAACTTTAGAAAGCGATCAGCCAACTAAGCCGAGCCCACTTAGAAGGGATTCATTTAGCCAATCAGCCAGTACAGCTGTAAAAGAGGCAAAGGATCTCAAACATATGGCGGATCGTCTTAAg AAGAATTCTGGAGAAAGTGGTGAAAGCACAAGTCTTTATTTCCAGGCTGCCCTTAAGTTTCTTCATGGAGCTTCTTTAATGGAACTTAGCAGTACCGAAACTTCCAAGCAAAATGAAATGATTCTGTCTACCCAGACTTATAGTAGTACTGCCAAACTTTGCGA CTTTTGTGCACATGAATATGAGAAGTCCAAAGACATGGCTCATGCTGCTCTGGCATACAAATGCATGGAAGTGGCCTATTTGAGGGTAGTTTATACTTCACATAACAGTGCAAGCAGAGCTCGACATGAATTGCAGACAGCACTTCATATAGTTCCtg GCGAATCTCCTTCTTCTTCAGCCTCTGATGTCGATAACTTAAATCACCTAGCAGCCGCAGACAAGTCCCTGTTAACAAAGGGTGTTAGCTCTCCTCAAATTGCTGAACATGTTATTACTGCAAAAAACCGTCCTAGCTTTCAGCGAGTGCTCAATTTT GCACAGGATGCAAATTATGCAATGGAAGCCTCAAGGAAGTTCAGAGCTGCTTTTGCAGCTGCAAAAGCTAGAAATGAAGAGAATCTAAGTTCTGTGAAGAGAGCTCTTGACGTCAATTTTAGTGATGTGGAAGGATTACTACGTCTAATTCGATTAGCAATGGATGCTATGGGCCGATGA